One window from the genome of Candidatus Nanopelagicales bacterium encodes:
- a CDS encoding FkbM family methyltransferase yields MDLSRVAQRKLAGVRWRLLRALSNRAISRPHDTRLVRFGSDYGGWWIPDTLLHEDSVVYSAGVGEDTTFDEAIVKRFGCVVHAFDPTPRAVQHASTITDPRFVMHPVGIWKSDTTLKLFAPANRSFVSHSYDDRDGTGVAIEARCQTLSSIMAELGHDHIDLLKMDIEGAEAPVIDDLLEDRRVRPRCIAVEMEAREPVLESRRRISRLIGAGYSLLHVEDRCYVFLKTA; encoded by the coding sequence GTGGATCTCTCCCGCGTGGCACAGCGGAAGTTGGCTGGCGTCCGTTGGCGGCTTTTGCGCGCGCTCTCCAACCGAGCCATCTCACGCCCGCACGACACCAGGCTAGTCCGATTCGGCAGCGACTACGGCGGCTGGTGGATACCGGACACACTGCTGCACGAAGACTCCGTCGTGTACAGCGCAGGCGTCGGCGAGGACACGACTTTCGATGAAGCCATTGTCAAGCGATTCGGATGCGTCGTTCACGCCTTCGACCCAACCCCCCGGGCCGTGCAACACGCATCAACCATCACCGACCCTCGTTTCGTCATGCATCCAGTCGGTATCTGGAAATCCGATACGACCCTCAAGCTGTTCGCCCCTGCCAACCGTTCATTCGTGTCGCATTCATACGACGACCGGGACGGGACCGGGGTTGCGATCGAAGCGCGTTGTCAGACTCTCAGCTCGATCATGGCCGAGTTAGGACACGACCACATTGACCTGCTCAAGATGGACATCGAGGGAGCGGAAGCACCTGTTATCGATGATCTGCTTGAGGATCGGCGCGTGCGCCCTCGCTGCATCGCGGTCGAGATGGAAGCGCGCGAGCCAGTCCTTGAGTCTCGTCGACGCATCTCCAGGCTGATCGGCGCGGGATACTCCCTGCTTCACGTCGAAGATCGTTGCTACGTGTTCTTGAAGACCGCCTGA
- a CDS encoding SDR family oxidoreductase: MRRRVLVTGGAGFIGSHLCERLLGDGHEVLCVDNYYSTSKQNIEHLLTHPRFEVLRHDVTFPLYVEVDEIYHLACPASPIHYQRDPVQTTKTSVHGSINMLGLAKRTGAKILLSSTSEVYGDPSVHPQSEDYWGHVNPIGVRSCYDEGKRCAETLFFDYRRQHDLPIKVVRIFNTYGPRMQPNDGRVVSNFIMQALRGEQLTVYGDGSQTRSFCYVDDLVDGLVRMMSTEHDVIGPINLGNPNEIAVRELAERVTALIDPDQSVRYLPLPEDDPRQRQPDITQAAAVLAWKPEVDLEQGLPSTIEWFRGRYA; the protein is encoded by the coding sequence ATGAGACGACGTGTTCTGGTCACCGGGGGTGCCGGATTCATCGGCAGCCACCTTTGCGAGCGGCTCCTTGGTGACGGTCACGAAGTGCTCTGCGTGGATAACTACTACTCGACTTCCAAACAGAACATCGAGCATCTGCTGACTCATCCGCGCTTCGAGGTCCTGCGCCACGACGTGACGTTCCCCCTCTACGTCGAAGTGGACGAGATCTACCACCTCGCGTGCCCGGCTTCCCCGATCCACTACCAGCGCGATCCGGTCCAGACGACGAAGACATCAGTCCACGGATCGATCAACATGCTGGGGCTGGCCAAACGCACGGGGGCCAAGATCCTGCTCAGCTCCACTTCGGAGGTCTACGGGGACCCGAGCGTGCATCCGCAGAGCGAGGACTATTGGGGTCATGTCAATCCCATAGGAGTGCGGTCCTGCTACGACGAGGGCAAACGCTGCGCCGAGACTCTGTTCTTCGACTACCGGCGCCAGCACGACCTGCCGATCAAGGTTGTGCGGATCTTCAACACCTACGGCCCGCGCATGCAGCCCAATGACGGGCGGGTCGTGAGCAACTTCATCATGCAGGCGCTGCGCGGGGAGCAGCTCACCGTCTACGGTGACGGCTCTCAGACGAGGTCGTTCTGCTACGTGGACGATCTGGTGGACGGCCTGGTCCGGATGATGAGCACAGAACACGACGTCATCGGTCCGATCAACCTTGGGAATCCGAACGAGATCGCCGTCCGCGAACTGGCCGAACGCGTCACCGCTCTCATCGACCCTGATCAGTCGGTTCGGTATTTGCCCCTGCCAGAGGACGATCCTCGGCAGCGGCAGCCTGACATTACCCAGGCGGCGGCAGTTCTGGCGTGGAAGCCCGAAGTCGACTTGGAGCAGGGCCTGCCGTCAACGATCGAGTGGTTCAGGGGCAGGTACGCGTAG